One genomic region from Candidatus Chlorobium masyuteum encodes:
- the dprA gene encoding DNA-processing protein DprA — translation MEKSMLLLALTLIPGIGPSRIKALINQLPDIIDVLQADVEELKTIPGIGEPLARQIHDFLAHSETRASALNTAEEQIAALHRCNAKLLTILDPDYPPLLKEIYDPPPCLFIRGTMPDPHTPGIAVVGTRKASPYGKECTEKLCQGLVSLGAVIFSGMAYGIDMTAHLAALKHGGTTVAVLASGVDTIYTDPQGKVWPKIVEHGALISEEWIGSSLSPGKFPKRNRIISGISAGTLVTESDLKGGALITAANALEQNREVFAVPGSIFSRSSRGTNRLIQQGQAKAVMCVEDIITELWPHFANTLPETAALPPDNLYLKLNDHERAILERMTKEPVHIDTLAAETGMDVSSLLVHLFELELKTAIMQMPEQFFRKI, via the coding sequence ATGGAAAAGAGCATGTTGCTTCTGGCACTGACCCTTATTCCGGGAATCGGACCATCAAGGATCAAGGCTCTCATCAACCAGCTGCCAGACATCATCGATGTGCTGCAGGCTGATGTTGAAGAATTGAAAACGATACCGGGCATAGGAGAACCTCTTGCGCGTCAGATTCATGATTTTCTCGCTCACTCCGAAACAAGAGCTTCTGCTCTGAACACAGCAGAAGAGCAGATTGCTGCCCTGCATCGCTGCAATGCTAAACTGCTTACCATTCTTGACCCTGACTATCCTCCCCTTCTGAAGGAGATCTACGACCCGCCGCCATGCCTCTTCATCCGGGGAACAATGCCGGATCCTCACACGCCCGGCATTGCCGTTGTAGGCACAAGAAAGGCCTCTCCATACGGCAAAGAGTGTACCGAAAAGCTCTGCCAGGGGCTGGTATCTCTCGGTGCGGTCATTTTCAGCGGTATGGCTTACGGTATTGATATGACTGCACATCTGGCGGCCCTGAAACATGGAGGTACAACTGTTGCCGTTCTTGCCAGTGGCGTTGACACCATCTACACCGATCCACAGGGGAAAGTATGGCCTAAAATAGTAGAGCATGGCGCTCTCATCTCCGAAGAGTGGATCGGTTCATCCCTCTCTCCGGGAAAATTCCCGAAAAGAAACCGCATCATATCAGGCATCTCTGCCGGAACTCTGGTGACAGAATCAGATCTGAAAGGAGGCGCACTGATTACTGCCGCAAATGCTCTTGAGCAGAATCGGGAGGTTTTCGCCGTACCCGGAAGTATTTTCTCCCGGAGCTCAAGAGGAACAAACCGGCTGATCCAGCAGGGACAGGCAAAAGCTGTCATGTGTGTTGAAGATATCATTACGGAACTCTGGCCGCACTTTGCAAACACACTCCCGGAAACCGCCGCTCTCCCGCCTGACAATCTCTATCTGAAGCTGAATGACCATGAACGGGCTATATTGGAACGGATGACGAAAGAGCCGGTACATATCGATACCCTGGCGGCAGAAACGGGAATGGATGTCTCATCACTGCTTGTACATCTTTTTGAACTTGAACTGAAAACCGCGATCATGCAGATGCCTGAACAGTTTTTCCGGAAAATATAG
- a CDS encoding polyprenyl synthetase family protein produces MNIPVTQELVEKKYRLYHTKINDALGTCFEKQSPVTLYEPARYILEGKGKRIRPFLTLLASEAVSGSSENALNVALAVEVLHNFTLMHDDIMDQADLRHGRPTVHLEWNVNAAILSGDMMIAYAYELALQAKSSRHTELVHILNDANITICEGQALDMELEEKKDATIADYLDMIAKKTGRLISAALEAGGVAGNATDEQLRSLVLFGEKIGRAFQIQDDYLDIMADDGKSGKIAGGDVMNGKKTYLLLRSLELTSGREHDLLHSIFMNKGISADRVPEVKAIYERCGVLEETAALINSITEEALSAIDSLPYAEGRDYLKGFSNILMKRDF; encoded by the coding sequence ATGAATATACCCGTTACACAGGAACTTGTCGAGAAAAAGTACCGGCTCTACCACACCAAAATCAATGATGCTCTCGGAACATGTTTTGAAAAACAATCTCCGGTAACACTCTATGAGCCAGCCAGGTATATTCTGGAAGGAAAGGGAAAAAGAATCCGCCCGTTCCTGACTCTCCTTGCTTCTGAAGCCGTCTCCGGCTCTTCTGAAAATGCCCTCAATGTTGCTCTTGCTGTTGAGGTCCTGCATAATTTCACCCTGATGCATGACGATATCATGGATCAGGCCGACCTTCGCCATGGCAGACCGACCGTTCACCTTGAATGGAACGTCAATGCGGCGATACTCTCCGGAGATATGATGATTGCCTACGCCTACGAGCTTGCACTTCAGGCGAAAAGCAGCCGTCATACTGAACTGGTTCACATTCTCAACGATGCCAATATCACAATCTGTGAAGGACAGGCTCTCGATATGGAGCTCGAAGAGAAAAAAGATGCAACAATTGCCGACTACCTTGACATGATTGCCAAGAAAACAGGGCGCCTGATCTCAGCCGCGCTTGAAGCCGGAGGTGTTGCAGGAAATGCTACGGATGAACAGCTCAGAAGCCTGGTGCTCTTTGGTGAAAAAATCGGCCGGGCATTTCAGATTCAGGATGACTATCTCGATATCATGGCTGACGATGGCAAATCAGGCAAGATTGCCGGCGGCGATGTCATGAACGGCAAAAAAACCTATCTTCTCCTCCGCTCGCTTGAACTGACCTCAGGCAGGGAACATGATCTCCTTCACTCCATCTTCATGAATAAAGGGATCAGTGCCGACAGGGTGCCTGAAGTAAAAGCCATCTATGAGCGGTGCGGTGTACTTGAGGAGACTGCCGCACTCATCAACTCGATTACCGAAGAGGCTCTCTCAGCCATTGACTCGCTCCCCTATGCCGAAGGCAGAGATTACCTTAAAGGATTTTCAAACATTCTCATGAAGAGGGATTTCTGA
- the fni gene encoding type 2 isopentenyl-diphosphate Delta-isomerase → MKESESNITIERKHSHVDICLHGDIAFSGKTTGFERYEFEHNAVPEISLADISLSTTFLGRTIAAPFMISSMTGGYSEATFLNQRLAETAEQFRIPLGVGSMRQALENSTHRESFAIVRKYAPSIQIFANIGAPEIAKGLTDSDISVMLDLLEADGLIVHFNAAQELFQPEGNTDFRHVLDHLSTLTARIPVPVIAKEVGSGISGTAASQLFEAGVKAVDVAGAGGTSWQKVEEIRYTRQFGTESRFSTPALEELLNWGIPTAQCLKEIAALKISNKIFSTVELIASGGIKSGMDIAKSLALGANLGASAGHLLKALHEGVLELTIESWLNDLRAVMFLTGAATIEELRSKSLIVKQ, encoded by the coding sequence ATGAAAGAGAGTGAAAGCAATATAACAATTGAGCGCAAGCACAGCCATGTGGATATCTGCCTGCATGGCGATATTGCCTTCAGCGGCAAAACCACCGGTTTTGAGCGCTACGAATTTGAGCACAATGCCGTGCCTGAAATCTCTTTGGCCGATATCAGCCTCTCAACAACGTTCCTTGGCCGCACAATAGCAGCGCCATTCATGATCTCCTCGATGACAGGGGGATACAGTGAAGCGACCTTTCTGAACCAGCGCCTTGCCGAAACGGCAGAGCAGTTCAGAATTCCTCTCGGTGTCGGAAGCATGCGTCAGGCTCTTGAAAACAGTACACACCGTGAAAGCTTTGCCATAGTCAGAAAGTACGCACCATCAATACAGATTTTTGCCAATATCGGAGCACCGGAGATCGCAAAAGGGCTTACGGATAGCGATATCAGCGTCATGCTTGATCTCCTTGAAGCCGATGGACTCATTGTACACTTCAATGCCGCACAGGAACTTTTTCAGCCTGAAGGCAATACTGATTTCCGCCATGTGCTTGATCATCTGAGCACACTCACGGCAAGAATCCCTGTCCCGGTTATTGCCAAAGAGGTCGGGAGCGGTATTTCGGGCACGGCTGCATCTCAGCTTTTTGAGGCCGGAGTCAAGGCTGTTGATGTCGCAGGCGCAGGGGGAACCAGCTGGCAGAAAGTTGAAGAGATCCGTTATACACGCCAGTTCGGCACTGAGAGCCGTTTCAGCACGCCTGCGCTTGAAGAGCTGCTGAACTGGGGAATACCAACAGCTCAATGCCTGAAAGAGATCGCGGCCTTGAAAATATCGAACAAAATTTTCAGCACAGTAGAGCTCATCGCTTCAGGTGGCATAAAGAGCGGAATGGATATTGCAAAATCGCTGGCGCTTGGCGCAAATCTCGGAGCATCGGCAGGCCATCTGCTGAAAGCGCTCCATGAAGGAGTACTTGAACTGACCATTGAATCATGGCTGAACGATCTCAGGGCCGTCATGTTTCTCACCGGAGCAGCTACCATCGAGGAGCTCCGGAGCAAAAGCCTTATCGTAAAACAATGA